Proteins from one Calditrichota bacterium genomic window:
- a CDS encoding MBL fold metallo-hydrolase — protein sequence MHIHQKSEHLFLIDLDQEIEGFRQFISAWVYQGHKRTLLIDPGPASTIPILKEALRELQVNWLDYILLTHIHIDHAGGTGLLMSQYPEARVACHPKGISHMINPDKLWQGSLKVLGKIAETYGSIAPVRENLISYPDKIEKGSLEVNIFETPGHASHHLSYLVDGILFLGEAAGVNITLENDFYLRIATPPKFNYEVYKESLFKASKLDCDRICFGHYDMREDVQNVFNKAKDQLELWMDVTRRHFENSKIANAENIFNELVESDPCIKAFGKLEKDVQKRERYFALNSINGMLGYLAGS from the coding sequence ATGCATATTCATCAAAAATCAGAACACCTTTTTTTAATTGATCTGGACCAGGAAATTGAAGGGTTTCGCCAGTTTATTAGTGCATGGGTTTATCAGGGTCATAAAAGAACACTCCTTATTGATCCTGGGCCGGCATCAACAATTCCAATACTAAAAGAAGCCTTGCGTGAGCTACAGGTAAACTGGCTGGATTATATTTTATTAACTCATATTCATATTGATCATGCAGGTGGTACAGGATTGCTGATGTCGCAATATCCTGAAGCACGGGTTGCTTGCCATCCAAAAGGAATTTCTCATATGATCAATCCGGACAAACTTTGGCAAGGATCTTTAAAAGTGTTGGGTAAAATAGCAGAAACGTACGGATCCATTGCTCCTGTCCGTGAGAATCTTATTTCTTATCCTGATAAAATTGAAAAAGGTTCGCTTGAGGTAAACATTTTTGAAACTCCCGGTCATGCATCGCATCATTTAAGTTATTTGGTTGATGGAATTTTATTTCTTGGTGAAGCAGCGGGTGTAAATATTACTTTGGAAAATGATTTTTATCTGAGAATTGCCACGCCACCAAAGTTTAATTATGAGGTTTACAAAGAGTCACTTTTTAAAGCTTCCAAACTGGATTGTGACAGAATATGCTTTGGGCATTATGATATGCGAGAAGATGTTCAGAATGTATTTAATAAAGCAAAAGATCAGCTTGAACTTTGGATGGATGTGACACGACGGCATTTTGAAAATAGCAAAATTGCAAATGCAGAGAATATTTTTAATGAATTAGTGGAATCCGATCCTTGTATAAAAGCTTTTGGAAAACTTGAAAAAGATGTTCAGAAAAGAGAAAGGTATTTTGCTCTAAATAGTATTAATGGAATGCTGGGCTATTTGGCAGGATCTTAA
- a CDS encoding DUF2279 domain-containing protein, which produces MKKIALLLSFCSTLFSQTIDYSPQFPENDNGFVWERGLISGGILTFTVISIYNTGKPIYYNQPRGDFHFTKNKSNELEFFDNSVRGLDKFGHIFSSSLFSQNIYFMSRWSGLDKSFSSYSAFILASSIMGAMEVHDAYYKRWGFSIGDFVANVAGASFVVGQHNIPFLQNFDYKISYDFTRKKSDDAVIESYANMTFWVTANPVGLFKLKKSWLPNWINIATGISVTHSTPHKTEILLGLDFNLKRIKTNSVFLNHIIHTLDRYKFPAPAIRIAPDFIGYGIYF; this is translated from the coding sequence ATGAAAAAAATTGCTTTACTACTTAGTTTTTGCTCTACTCTTTTTTCCCAGACAATTGATTACTCACCTCAATTTCCAGAAAATGACAACGGCTTTGTTTGGGAACGGGGTCTTATTTCAGGTGGAATATTAACTTTCACAGTTATCTCAATTTATAACACCGGAAAACCAATTTATTATAACCAACCTCGTGGAGACTTCCATTTTACCAAAAACAAATCCAATGAATTAGAGTTCTTTGATAACTCCGTTCGTGGATTGGACAAATTTGGCCATATTTTTTCTTCCAGTCTTTTCTCCCAAAATATCTACTTTATGTCACGCTGGAGTGGACTGGATAAGAGTTTTTCATCTTACAGCGCTTTTATTTTGGCTAGCAGCATAATGGGAGCCATGGAAGTACATGATGCATATTATAAGCGTTGGGGATTTTCAATCGGGGACTTTGTAGCGAATGTTGCCGGAGCCTCTTTTGTTGTTGGGCAGCATAACATCCCATTTTTGCAGAATTTTGATTATAAAATTAGTTATGATTTTACACGTAAAAAAAGTGACGATGCGGTAATTGAAAGCTATGCTAATATGACCTTTTGGGTAACCGCGAATCCCGTTGGGCTTTTTAAGTTAAAAAAAAGCTGGCTGCCAAATTGGATAAATATCGCAACAGGAATAAGTGTTACGCATTCAACTCCACACAAAACAGAAATTTTACTCGGATTGGATTTTAATCTTAAAAGGATTAAAACAAATTCAGTTTTTCTCAATCATATAATTCATACTTTGGACAGGTATAAATTTCCGGCACCAGCTATTAGGATTGCCCCTGATTTTATTGGTTACGGGATATACTTTTAA
- the sfsA gene encoding DNA/RNA nuclease SfsA, giving the protein MIFDKPVYFGKLIKRYKRFLADIKLDDGNVITAHCANSGSMKTCDTAGWRVLVSDSLNPKRKLRYTFEMIHNEKCWIGINTQIPNKLAKEAIESGIIKELQGYDKILPEQKYGVNSRIDLLLTNAVEKCFVEVKSVTLVQDGDYQFPDSVTARGLKHLNELLDMKKQGHRAVMLFIIQRSDGNIFKPAKDIDPKYSQRLREVYKDGVEVLVYLAKVSPEEIVLSHKIDFVL; this is encoded by the coding sequence ATGATATTTGATAAGCCGGTTTATTTTGGAAAACTTATAAAGCGTTATAAACGATTCTTGGCCGATATAAAGCTTGATGATGGCAATGTAATTACAGCGCACTGTGCAAATTCCGGTTCGATGAAAACGTGTGATACTGCGGGCTGGAGAGTTTTGGTCAGCGACAGTTTAAACCCCAAAAGAAAATTACGCTATACTTTTGAAATGATTCACAATGAAAAATGTTGGATTGGAATTAATACACAAATTCCCAATAAGCTTGCCAAAGAAGCCATTGAAAGTGGTATTATAAAAGAGCTGCAGGGTTATGATAAAATTTTGCCAGAACAGAAATACGGTGTGAACAGCCGTATTGATTTGTTGTTAACAAACGCTGTAGAGAAATGTTTTGTTGAAGTTAAAAGTGTAACTTTAGTACAAGATGGTGATTATCAATTTCCAGATTCTGTGACAGCGCGAGGGCTTAAACATTTAAATGAGCTGTTGGATATGAAGAAGCAAGGCCATCGGGCTGTGATGCTTTTTATTATACAGCGCTCGGATGGTAATATTTTTAAACCGGCCAAAGATATCGATCCAAAGTATTCTCAAAGATTAAGAGAAGTTTATAAAGATGGTGTTGAGGTTTTAGTATATCTTGCAAAGGTTTCACCGGAAGAAATTGTACTTTCACATAAAATAGATTTTGTGTTATAA
- a CDS encoding RNA methyltransferase codes for MLFDNIYIILVEPETPGNIGSVARAMKNTGLANLRLVNPCDTDTKELRQLAHRSKDIVHEAEHFSSLKEALKDINVSIGTTMRRRSIKFPNFTPEEVAAKVLAYENDTKIAFVFGRERTGLYTEELNLCHLHSTIPTAVQNPAINLAQSVMIFSYILYRESLNERKTTSYKPASHEAVESLYAHLGEALHSSGFIPRDDMETFISRFRRILGRTVPEYQDLQTIHKIIQMLSGEKK; via the coding sequence ATGCTTTTCGATAATATTTATATAATTTTAGTTGAACCGGAAACACCGGGAAACATCGGATCTGTTGCCAGGGCAATGAAGAATACGGGGCTGGCTAATCTGCGTTTGGTTAATCCGTGTGATACTGATACCAAAGAGTTGCGCCAGTTGGCACACCGCTCAAAAGATATCGTTCATGAGGCCGAACATTTCTCATCGTTGAAAGAAGCTTTAAAAGATATTAATGTAAGTATTGGCACAACTATGCGCAGGCGAAGTATAAAGTTTCCAAATTTCACCCCGGAAGAAGTAGCTGCAAAAGTATTGGCTTATGAAAATGATACAAAAATTGCATTTGTTTTTGGGCGGGAAAGAACCGGCCTCTATACGGAAGAATTGAACCTGTGCCATCTGCATTCCACAATCCCCACAGCTGTGCAAAACCCTGCGATAAACCTTGCACAATCAGTAATGATTTTTAGTTATATTTTATACCGCGAGTCTTTGAATGAGAGGAAGACAACATCTTACAAACCGGCTTCGCATGAGGCGGTTGAAAGTTTATATGCCCATTTGGGTGAGGCTTTGCATAGCTCCGGATTTATTCCGCGGGATGATATGGAAACTTTTATATCCCGCTTTAGGAGAATTCTTGGCAGGACGGTTCCTGAGTATCAGGATTTACAAACTATTCATAAAATTATCCAAATGCTTTCTGGTGAGAAGAAATAA
- a CDS encoding response regulator: MQSRKTILVIDDDLSTLNLLKSILTKAGYNVVVDSIPQRAFNYLEENNVDLILLDILMPRMDGYQLCSILKEKPNYKNIPVIFLTALADQNSISKSFAVGAVDYISKPYETEELLSRINVYLQMSNDNAAPNIQTRNPLICSTCNKIWDNKYWFELADFLRQHSNVTVNSSICPSCKSKSLPSDQKTDKSFFNDESNRKQSEILIIDDHPDNIQLLGQILVKNNFKVHSAESGKKVLGFIEERQPDLILLDIMMPEMDGYEVCKELKSNSLTKHIPVIFLTALADSDAIIKGFEVGANDFITKPFHINEVIARVQAQLNFKQLMQVINQQESSLSICEQCNKIKLYKKEWITFEKMFNQYGSSILMYTVCPKCMEKKYL; the protein is encoded by the coding sequence ATGCAAAGCCGTAAAACAATATTAGTAATTGATGATGACCTTAGTACTTTAAACCTTTTAAAGTCAATATTAACAAAAGCCGGATATAATGTCGTCGTCGATTCAATTCCACAAAGGGCTTTTAATTATTTAGAAGAAAATAATGTTGACCTCATTTTATTAGATATTTTGATGCCACGAATGGATGGCTATCAACTCTGTTCAATATTAAAAGAAAAACCAAACTACAAAAACATTCCAGTCATTTTTTTAACTGCGTTGGCTGACCAGAACAGCATTTCAAAAAGTTTTGCCGTTGGTGCTGTTGATTATATTTCCAAACCATATGAAACAGAAGAGCTCTTATCGCGAATAAATGTTTATCTTCAAATGAGTAATGATAATGCCGCTCCAAACATACAAACACGCAACCCTCTAATCTGCTCGACATGTAATAAAATTTGGGACAATAAATATTGGTTTGAACTGGCTGATTTTCTTCGTCAGCATTCCAATGTCACTGTTAATAGCAGTATCTGTCCTTCCTGCAAATCAAAATCACTTCCTTCAGATCAGAAAACTGATAAATCTTTTTTTAATGATGAATCAAACCGGAAACAATCAGAGATTTTAATAATTGATGATCATCCTGATAATATTCAGCTGTTAGGGCAAATACTTGTAAAAAATAATTTTAAAGTCCATTCAGCAGAAAGTGGAAAAAAAGTATTAGGCTTTATAGAAGAACGCCAACCTGATTTAATATTGTTGGATATTATGATGCCCGAAATGGATGGATATGAGGTATGTAAAGAGTTAAAGAGCAATAGTCTTACAAAACACATCCCGGTTATATTTTTAACAGCCCTTGCTGATAGCGATGCAATTATTAAGGGGTTTGAAGTGGGTGCGAATGATTTTATAACAAAACCTTTTCATATCAATGAAGTGATTGCGCGAGTACAAGCACAGTTAAATTTTAAACAGCTCATGCAGGTAATTAATCAACAGGAATCTTCACTTTCAATTTGTGAACAATGCAATAAAATTAAACTATACAAGAAAGAGTGGATAACTTTTGAAAAAATGTTTAACCAATATGGCTCTTCCATTTTAATGTATACTGTGTGCCCAAAATGTATGGAGAAAAAATACCTTTAA
- a CDS encoding sigma-70 family RNA polymerase sigma factor — translation MSSDFYTISILPFAAIIIKICRAYTNNQEDFEDYYQEVCLQIWRSRENFRGQSEWSTWIYRLSLNVCLTLLKKKKNNNRHFVSDAVPPELTEDSRAFADESLNQLYAAIRQLSEVDRGVILLYLEEKSYQEIADIIGTNPNNIGVRIKRIKERLKKLLDKK, via the coding sequence ATGAGCAGCGATTTTTACACAATATCTATTTTGCCATTTGCAGCAATTATTATAAAGATCTGCAGGGCGTATACTAATAACCAGGAAGATTTTGAAGATTATTATCAAGAGGTCTGTCTTCAGATTTGGAGAAGCCGGGAAAATTTTCGAGGGCAGTCTGAGTGGTCTACCTGGATTTATAGGCTTAGCTTAAATGTGTGTTTAACTTTGCTTAAGAAAAAGAAAAACAATAACAGGCATTTTGTTTCGGATGCAGTTCCTCCAGAATTGACAGAAGATAGCCGGGCTTTCGCAGATGAATCTTTGAACCAACTTTATGCCGCCATCCGGCAATTATCGGAAGTTGACAGAGGTGTAATTTTGTTATATCTGGAAGAGAAATCTTATCAGGAAATAGCTGATATCATTGGTACAAACCCTAATAATATTGGAGTGCGAATTAAGCGAATCAAAGAACGTTTAAAAAAATTATTAGATAAAAAGTAG
- a CDS encoding CoA-binding protein: MNESYRKKIDDFLGLRHIAVVGYSSEGNQPGNFIYDKLIKNEYTVFAVNPKNESVKDINCFASLKDVPEKIEGVIICTPPAATLEVVKMCKELNIQHVWMHRSFDQGSFNKEAESFCIENNINCISSGCPMMFLKADVAHKCMKWILDLTGKLA, encoded by the coding sequence ATGAATGAATCTTACAGAAAGAAAATAGATGATTTTCTTGGACTAAGGCATATCGCTGTTGTGGGCTATTCAAGTGAAGGAAACCAGCCGGGTAATTTTATTTATGACAAACTCATAAAAAATGAATACACCGTTTTTGCAGTAAACCCTAAAAATGAATCCGTTAAAGATATTAATTGTTTTGCTTCTTTAAAAGATGTTCCGGAGAAAATAGAAGGTGTAATAATTTGTACACCACCAGCTGCTACTTTGGAAGTTGTAAAAATGTGTAAAGAATTAAATATTCAACATGTGTGGATGCACCGCTCGTTTGATCAAGGCAGTTTCAACAAGGAAGCCGAAAGTTTCTGCATTGAAAATAATATCAATTGCATTTCTTCCGGCTGCCCAATGATGTTTTTGAAAGCAGACGTTGCTCATAAATGCATGAAATGGATTTTGGACTTGACAGGAAAATTAGCCTAA
- a CDS encoding tetratricopeptide repeat protein — MKAITFLLITLAVSPIWANNIQQGKDHYAAGEFDKAKEIFETILDENDENAEVHHWLGRTFFRLGDIDEAVDHCEESVELDDKNAEYHFWYGQVLGREVQEASVFRQPFLAPKVLEEFERTIELDPKHVGGRVGAAQYYLMAPGIMGGDNEKAEEYAKVLIDMEVSRGYLLLAQVYEAEDKIDKAEEVFAQYDAAFNDSTDNPNFYNSYGYFLINQKKYDLAIEKFNRQVELNPKSANSYDSLGDGYRAAGRLEEALASYKKAVKINPNFEASKNNIEELEKELKK, encoded by the coding sequence ATGAAGGCAATAACATTTCTTCTAATAACTTTAGCAGTATCACCAATTTGGGCAAATAATATTCAGCAGGGTAAAGACCATTATGCAGCCGGAGAATTTGATAAAGCCAAAGAAATTTTCGAAACAATTTTGGATGAAAACGATGAAAATGCAGAAGTTCATCACTGGCTCGGGCGAACATTTTTCAGGCTAGGAGATATTGATGAAGCCGTAGATCATTGTGAGGAATCTGTTGAGTTGGATGATAAGAATGCAGAATATCATTTTTGGTATGGCCAGGTTCTTGGTAGAGAAGTCCAGGAGGCCAGTGTTTTCCGGCAACCATTTTTAGCCCCAAAAGTTTTGGAAGAATTTGAGCGGACAATTGAGCTTGATCCAAAGCATGTTGGCGGAAGAGTCGGGGCTGCTCAATACTATCTAATGGCGCCAGGAATAATGGGTGGCGATAATGAGAAAGCAGAAGAATATGCAAAAGTTTTGATCGATATGGAAGTAAGCCGAGGGTATTTATTATTAGCACAAGTTTATGAAGCGGAGGACAAAATTGATAAGGCAGAAGAGGTTTTTGCCCAGTATGACGCTGCATTTAATGACAGTACCGACAATCCCAATTTTTATAATAGTTATGGTTACTTTTTAATAAATCAAAAAAAATATGATCTGGCAATTGAAAAGTTTAATCGGCAGGTTGAGTTGAATCCCAAAAGTGCAAATTCTTATGATAGTCTTGGCGATGGCTATCGTGCTGCCGGCAGACTGGAAGAAGCTTTGGCTTCATATAAAAAGGCGGTAAAGATTAATCCAAACTTTGAGGCATCAAAAAATAATATTGAAGAATTAGAAAAAGAGTTGAAAAAGTAG
- the lpdA gene encoding dihydrolipoyl dehydrogenase: protein MSQYDVIVLGSGPGGYVAAIRAAQLKMKTALVERDKLGGICLNWGCIPTKALLKSAEIFEEVKHAKSFGLKIEKAEVDFPAVIKRSRVVAETNSKGIEFLMKKNGIDVVYGNGSFKSANTLEIEKDGKKSELSAKHIIIATGGRPRTIPGIDIDGDKVITSKEAMVLEKQPKSLIVMGAGAIGAEFAYFYNSIGTDVTIVEMLDNVLPIEDSEISKVVERNFKKSKIKLHTGTKVESLKKTKTGVEVTVSAKGKSEVLKADKALMAIGIQGNVENLNLEGIGVKNERGFINVNEWYETNVKGVYAIGDIVGPPLLAHVASHEGLVCVEKFAGVETHAVDYNSIPGCTYCQPQVASIGMTEAKAKEAGYELKIGKFPYSASGKARAIGARDGMVKLIFDKKYGELLGAHIVGNEATELIGEIAMAKSLESTPVELAKTMHAHPTLSEMIMEAAADADDEAIHI, encoded by the coding sequence ATGTCACAATACGATGTAATCGTTCTCGGGTCTGGTCCCGGCGGCTATGTTGCGGCCATTCGGGCAGCCCAATTAAAAATGAAAACGGCATTGGTAGAAAGAGATAAACTTGGCGGCATCTGCCTTAACTGGGGATGCATCCCAACAAAAGCATTATTAAAAAGCGCAGAAATTTTTGAAGAAGTAAAGCATGCAAAATCGTTTGGATTAAAAATTGAAAAAGCTGAAGTAGATTTTCCGGCTGTTATTAAACGAAGCCGTGTTGTTGCTGAAACCAATTCCAAAGGCATCGAATTTTTGATGAAAAAAAACGGCATTGATGTTGTTTATGGAAACGGATCTTTTAAATCGGCAAACACTTTAGAAATTGAAAAAGATGGCAAAAAAAGTGAATTGTCCGCCAAGCATATAATCATTGCTACGGGTGGCCGGCCTCGTACGATCCCCGGGATTGATATTGATGGAGACAAAGTTATAACATCCAAAGAAGCAATGGTGCTGGAGAAACAGCCCAAATCCCTGATCGTTATGGGAGCCGGGGCAATTGGAGCTGAGTTCGCATATTTCTATAATTCTATCGGAACAGATGTAACAATAGTTGAAATGCTGGATAATGTACTGCCGATTGAAGACAGTGAAATTTCCAAAGTTGTTGAACGCAATTTTAAAAAATCAAAAATTAAACTACATACCGGCACCAAAGTCGAATCACTAAAAAAGACAAAAACGGGGGTAGAAGTTACTGTTTCTGCCAAAGGAAAAAGTGAAGTTTTAAAAGCTGATAAAGCTTTGATGGCCATTGGTATTCAAGGCAATGTTGAAAACCTGAACCTTGAAGGTATTGGTGTTAAAAATGAGCGCGGTTTTATAAATGTAAATGAATGGTACGAAACAAATGTAAAAGGTGTATACGCCATTGGAGATATTGTTGGCCCACCACTTTTGGCACATGTAGCCTCCCACGAAGGCTTGGTTTGCGTTGAAAAATTTGCCGGTGTTGAAACACATGCGGTTGATTATAACAGCATCCCCGGATGTACTTATTGTCAGCCACAGGTTGCCAGCATTGGTATGACTGAAGCAAAAGCCAAAGAAGCCGGTTATGAATTAAAGATTGGAAAATTTCCATACTCCGCATCTGGTAAGGCCCGCGCAATTGGTGCAAGGGATGGAATGGTTAAACTTATTTTTGATAAGAAATATGGTGAGCTTTTAGGGGCCCATATTGTAGGTAATGAGGCCACGGAGTTAATTGGTGAAATTGCAATGGCAAAGTCACTTGAATCAACGCCGGTTGAGTTGGCAAAAACAATGCATGCGCATCCAACACTTTCTGAAATGATTATGGAAGCTGCTGCAGATGCTGATGATGAGGCAATTCATATTTAG